The proteins below are encoded in one region of Aequorivita iocasae:
- a CDS encoding AAA family ATPase: protein MKKLYISEMLLLSQKEKKAKRVSFDKHRTLIYGKNHTGKSSLIKSIYRTFGAEPILNSKFKNANVASLVKFELDGDKFQILRDGKRFSIYDSNGVNLGIFDSVTKELGPFLSKLFDFNPLFQSQNSGFIVPPPAYLLLPYYVDQDESWSKSWSSFKSLQQIKSYRNQCIFYHSGIRPNKYYETKKEIDIYLKAIEETDKEQKLTGKILEDVKNKLSQTNFNINIDEFKKEITALLTELESLKKKEESLKSDLHDLYHLKASYDAQINIVKQAVLESHKDLEFASEKLPEVIGCPTCGAEYENSFAERFEIAQDEQKSKDLLLELKKEVKEIEDKIEFENKKLNSTLSEVNKIDKILQEKKGNLKLKDVIESSGKNQIKSIFTDRYDALHKTLVENTLEKEKLEKKLKEFESKKRKDEIVGYYRTKLTSFLKKLDVHSLTEDEYKPITSKIESKETGSSRPRALIAYYFTFFHLMKKFSSSTYFPLIVDSPNQQDQDVEHIDKIMKFIQENQPKDSQLILGLAETYGVDFKCKTITLTEKYSLLQKSEYDNVHEEMISKLSELWE from the coding sequence ATGAAAAAATTATACATATCGGAAATGCTATTGCTGTCTCAAAAAGAGAAAAAAGCAAAAAGGGTTAGTTTCGATAAACATAGAACTTTAATTTACGGTAAAAACCATACTGGTAAATCCTCTTTAATTAAGAGTATTTACAGGACTTTTGGAGCAGAACCTATTTTAAATTCTAAATTTAAAAATGCAAATGTTGCCTCACTTGTAAAGTTTGAATTAGATGGAGATAAATTTCAAATTCTAAGAGATGGAAAACGCTTTTCAATCTATGATTCAAATGGTGTCAACTTAGGAATATTTGATTCTGTAACAAAGGAACTTGGACCTTTCCTTAGTAAATTATTTGATTTTAACCCATTATTTCAATCTCAAAATAGTGGTTTTATCGTTCCACCACCTGCATATTTATTACTTCCATATTATGTAGACCAAGATGAAAGTTGGAGTAAAAGTTGGTCTTCTTTTAAATCATTACAGCAAATAAAAAGTTATCGTAATCAATGTATTTTTTATCATTCAGGTATTCGTCCTAACAAGTATTACGAGACTAAAAAAGAAATTGACATCTATCTAAAGGCAATTGAAGAAACTGATAAAGAGCAAAAACTAACTGGAAAAATACTAGAGGACGTAAAGAACAAATTATCTCAAACAAATTTCAATATAAATATTGATGAATTTAAAAAAGAAATAACAGCTTTACTAACAGAATTAGAATCGCTAAAAAAGAAGGAAGAATCCTTAAAGTCTGATTTACACGATTTATATCATCTAAAGGCTTCTTATGACGCACAAATAAATATTGTAAAACAAGCAGTTTTAGAAAGTCATAAAGATTTAGAATTTGCATCGGAAAAATTACCAGAGGTAATTGGTTGTCCAACTTGCGGAGCAGAATATGAAAATTCCTTTGCCGAAAGATTTGAAATAGCACAAGATGAACAAAAGAGTAAAGACTTGCTTCTAGAATTAAAAAAAGAAGTCAAAGAAATTGAGGATAAAATAGAGTTTGAAAACAAAAAATTAAATTCCACATTAAGCGAGGTAAATAAAATAGATAAAATTCTTCAAGAGAAAAAAGGCAATCTCAAACTCAAAGATGTAATAGAAAGTTCTGGGAAAAATCAAATAAAATCAATTTTTACGGACAGGTACGATGCACTACATAAAACACTTGTCGAGAACACTTTGGAAAAAGAGAAATTAGAGAAAAAACTAAAAGAATTTGAAAGTAAAAAAAGAAAGGATGAAATAGTAGGTTATTATAGAACCAAGTTAACGTCTTTTCTAAAGAAACTGGACGTTCATTCTTTGACAGAAGATGAATATAAGCCAATCACTTCAAAAATTGAATCTAAAGAGACTGGAAGTTCTAGACCAAGAGCTCTAATAGCTTACTACTTTACGTTCTTTCATTTGATGAAAAAGTTTTCTTCATCAACATATTTCCCTTTAATTGTTGACTCACCAAATCAACAAGACCAAGACGTTGAACACATTGATAAAATAATGAAGTTTATTCAAGAAAATCAACCGAAAGACAGTCAATTGATATTAGGGCTTGCTGAAACTTATGGAGTTGATTTTAAATGTAAAACTATTACACTAACCGAAAAATATAGTTTGCTACAAAAATCGGAATATGATAATGTGCACGAAGAAATGATTAGTAAATTAAGTGAACTTTGGGAATAA
- a CDS encoding TVP38/TMEM64 family protein: MAQKDISEVSVRKSKAPLYSSITLIIVLVICYFAIPQVNQFLNQAWDVLTSNDEARIKNWVSDFGWMGPVVIILAMVVQMFLLVIPSVLLMIVAILAYGPIWGSVIILIAIFCASSIGYFIGKYLSIEVTARLLGKKTTQKMTDFLDDYGFWAVMITRINPFLSNDAISFVAGLLRMNYFKFITATLIGITPLILLIAWTGRDIDSLKTSLLWGSLVSLALFGLYIWWDKRRNHKN; encoded by the coding sequence ATGGCGCAAAAGGATATTTCCGAAGTTTCCGTTAGAAAAAGTAAAGCACCCCTTTATAGTTCTATCACCCTAATAATAGTATTGGTTATCTGCTACTTTGCCATTCCGCAGGTCAACCAATTTTTAAACCAAGCTTGGGATGTGCTCACCAGTAATGATGAGGCACGCATCAAGAACTGGGTAAGCGATTTTGGGTGGATGGGCCCCGTGGTGATCATTCTGGCTATGGTCGTGCAGATGTTCCTCTTAGTTATTCCCTCTGTACTATTAATGATTGTGGCAATACTGGCTTATGGCCCTATTTGGGGAAGCGTGATTATTTTGATTGCCATATTTTGTGCCTCCTCCATTGGGTATTTTATAGGAAAGTATTTGAGTATAGAGGTTACGGCCCGCTTGCTGGGCAAAAAAACCACCCAAAAGATGACCGATTTTCTAGATGACTATGGGTTTTGGGCGGTGATGATTACGCGAATAAACCCCTTTCTCTCCAACGATGCCATTAGCTTTGTGGCAGGATTGCTACGAATGAATTACTTCAAGTTTATTACCGCTACCCTCATAGGCATAACCCCCCTAATATTACTGATAGCCTGGACGGGGCGCGATATAGACTCGCTTAAAACGAGCTTGCTCTGGGGCTCGCTGGTGAGCTTGGCGCTATTTGGCCTCTATATATGGTGGGACAAAAGACGAAATCATAAAAACTAA
- a CDS encoding PQQ-dependent sugar dehydrogenase, producing the protein MKRYLLLLFFFPLSLFSQDEKEKQLPAPYATKPVSNYSNVVGWEEGETPKAPNGFTVHKYADGFQNPRWMYVTPNGDVLVAESNSNYSILKQIGATLIGAGGSNNLANSADVITLLRDTDNNGYPDVRETLLTKKEGLNQPFGMLVIGDWLYVANTDAVLRYPYKAGQTKITVKGEKIADLPAGKFNRHWTRNIIANADNSKIYISVGSGDNIGEKGMEHEIMKANILVMNPDGSELQVYASGLRNPVGMDWEPITQTLWTAVNERDGLGDNLVPDYLTSVKEGGFYGWPYTYWGSYYDPRVPIPPNVKLKESIVPDVDLGPHTASLGLVFYTADAFPEKYRNGAFIAQHGSWNRDILSGYKVVYVPFKNGNPTGKPEDFLTGFIVDPNKDEVRGRPVGLTLLPDGSMLLTDDTTNHIWRIAYTDE; encoded by the coding sequence ATGAAAAGGTATCTTCTCTTATTGTTCTTTTTTCCACTTTCACTTTTTTCACAAGATGAAAAAGAAAAACAATTGCCCGCGCCTTATGCCACAAAACCAGTTTCAAATTACTCCAATGTAGTAGGCTGGGAAGAAGGCGAAACGCCCAAAGCGCCCAATGGCTTCACCGTTCACAAATATGCAGATGGGTTTCAAAACCCCCGATGGATGTACGTAACTCCCAATGGCGATGTTTTGGTAGCAGAAAGTAACAGTAACTACAGTATCCTCAAACAAATTGGCGCCACCCTTATAGGTGCCGGTGGGTCCAACAATCTCGCCAATAGTGCCGATGTTATTACCCTGCTGCGCGATACAGATAACAACGGATATCCCGATGTGCGGGAAACCCTGCTTACCAAAAAGGAAGGCCTTAACCAGCCCTTTGGTATGCTCGTAATCGGCGATTGGCTATACGTAGCAAATACCGATGCGGTACTGCGCTACCCCTATAAAGCGGGACAAACCAAAATTACTGTCAAGGGTGAGAAAATTGCCGATTTGCCCGCAGGAAAATTCAACCGGCATTGGACCCGGAATATCATTGCCAATGCCGATAATTCCAAGATATACATTAGCGTGGGTAGTGGCGATAACATAGGCGAAAAAGGCATGGAGCACGAAATAATGAAAGCAAACATACTCGTTATGAACCCAGACGGTAGCGAGCTGCAAGTGTATGCTTCGGGCCTTCGAAACCCTGTGGGGATGGATTGGGAGCCTATTACCCAAACGCTGTGGACTGCCGTAAATGAGCGGGACGGTCTGGGCGATAATCTGGTGCCTGATTATTTAACGTCGGTGAAGGAAGGTGGTTTTTATGGCTGGCCCTATACATATTGGGGCAGTTATTATGATCCACGTGTGCCCATTCCGCCCAATGTGAAGCTAAAAGAGTCCATTGTGCCCGATGTAGATTTGGGTCCGCACACGGCATCATTGGGCTTGGTTTTTTATACGGCTGATGCATTTCCGGAGAAATATAGAAACGGGGCCTTTATAGCACAGCATGGTTCGTGGAACCGTGATATATTATCGGGCTATAAGGTGGTGTATGTTCCTTTTAAAAATGGAAACCCCACCGGAAAGCCGGAAGATTTTCTTACGGGTTTTATAGTAGACCCCAATAAAGATGAGGTTCGTGGAAGACCCGTAGGCCTTACCCTTTTGCCCGATGGGTCTATGCTGCTTACCGATGATACTACCAACCATATTTGGAGGATTGCCTATACGGATGAGTAG
- a CDS encoding dsDNA nuclease domain-containing protein, with protein sequence MNLEQEIINLKPREESGSKTARKYTFQKDLSLYLLLTVHEKSDDYVFLFDFHDDLVVLDSETNPNKIDFYQIKSKDSGNWTVKALTKKEKDKLSITGKLYLNKINFTKNTNSLNFISNASFSFKQLTNGEESLKRSKIKAKELEKSIFKEFEDSIKSEHKITANTLFGELTSFHVTKLSNKDSSTHCLGELSKLINRINPENSINPELAYKQVFNEVSRQTENTFGDKSISNLDELIDIKGISKRQFVEFLEKAGLYKSVEQEWDEIKASLESCGIGHIELIKYKKYWRDITATLIKDTNKIPLEKLIKDIESVYDNELSIGAIDDSSNLLKIINHCFSKVSSDIYDDYFIKCLVIKVINEK encoded by the coding sequence ATGAACTTAGAACAAGAAATAATAAATCTAAAACCAAGAGAGGAATCAGGTAGCAAAACTGCCCGAAAATATACCTTTCAAAAAGACCTATCTCTTTATTTATTATTGACAGTTCACGAGAAAAGTGATGATTATGTTTTTCTATTTGATTTTCACGATGATTTAGTTGTTTTGGATTCGGAAACCAATCCAAATAAAATCGATTTCTATCAAATTAAATCAAAGGATTCCGGAAATTGGACTGTCAAAGCCTTAACCAAAAAAGAAAAAGATAAACTATCAATAACAGGAAAACTATATTTAAACAAAATAAACTTTACTAAAAATACAAATTCTTTAAATTTTATTTCAAATGCCAGCTTCAGTTTTAAACAGTTGACAAATGGAGAAGAATCCTTAAAAAGGTCTAAAATAAAAGCAAAAGAACTAGAAAAATCAATTTTCAAAGAATTTGAGGACTCGATAAAAAGCGAACATAAGATAACTGCCAATACTCTGTTTGGAGAATTAACAAGTTTTCACGTAACTAAGCTAAGCAACAAAGATAGCTCAACACATTGTCTGGGAGAATTAAGTAAATTGATTAACAGAATTAATCCAGAGAATAGTATTAATCCCGAATTAGCTTACAAACAAGTATTCAACGAAGTTTCTCGTCAAACAGAAAATACCTTCGGAGATAAAAGTATTTCCAATCTGGATGAACTAATAGATATAAAAGGAATATCAAAACGTCAATTTGTTGAGTTTCTCGAGAAAGCTGGACTTTACAAAAGTGTAGAACAAGAATGGGATGAAATTAAGGCTTCTTTGGAATCTTGTGGCATTGGACATATTGAGTTAATAAAATATAAAAAATATTGGAGAGATATAACCGCAACATTAATAAAGGACACGAATAAAATTCCTCTAGAAAAATTAATAAAAGACATTGAATCAGTTTACGACAATGAATTATCAATTGGTGCAATAGATGATTCAAGTAACCTTTTAAAAATAATAAACCATTGCTTTTCAAAGGTGTCATCAGATATATACGATGATTACTTTATAAAATGTCTCGTAATTAAAGTTATCAATGAAAAATAA
- a CDS encoding Na(+)-translocating NADH-quinone reductase subunit F — MGNICDNTDSWKHLSDGHGSLQLNYVGRVHETLGRRFNGYTPLELLQIEAEFLKGCGYTLPLHHKNARPKNPTAKATLFKGLSAAIAYLCALDGIANVMDMQQLLAYTEEPTPVAETLG; from the coding sequence GTGGGCAATATATGTGATAATACCGATAGCTGGAAGCACCTGAGCGATGGCCACGGCTCGTTGCAATTGAACTACGTGGGCCGCGTGCACGAAACCTTGGGCCGGCGGTTTAACGGCTACACCCCACTGGAACTTTTACAGATAGAGGCCGAATTTTTAAAGGGCTGCGGCTACACCCTGCCCCTGCACCATAAAAACGCAAGACCGAAAAACCCCACCGCCAAGGCTACCCTCTTTAAGGGGCTAAGTGCCGCCATTGCCTACCTCTGTGCGCTGGATGGTATTGCCAATGTAATGGATATGCAGCAACTACTTGCTTATACGGAAGAACCAACCCCAGTGGCGGAAACGTTAGGCTAG
- a CDS encoding pyridoxamine 5'-phosphate oxidase family protein, with the protein MSTKNLYSTEAKEKIKKMAESIDFTMMATDLNSQPFHVVPMSTKEVDDQGNIWFLSNRNSEHNQHIEKENKTQLIYADKGNFEFLSIYGRAHISTDRNRIKELYGSGDDAWFDGEDDPNITAIKVVPEDAHYWDTKNGKVLSLLKMAQGAITGNEPDLGVQGDLKV; encoded by the coding sequence ATGAGCACAAAAAACCTTTACAGTACGGAAGCAAAAGAGAAAATTAAAAAAATGGCAGAGTCTATTGACTTTACCATGATGGCAACCGATTTAAATAGCCAGCCTTTCCACGTGGTGCCCATGAGCACTAAGGAAGTGGATGACCAGGGCAACATTTGGTTCCTAAGCAATAGAAACAGCGAACATAACCAGCACATTGAAAAAGAAAACAAGACCCAACTTATTTACGCCGACAAAGGTAACTTTGAGTTTTTGAGCATTTATGGCCGTGCCCATATAAGTACAGACCGAAACCGAATTAAGGAGCTTTACGGCAGTGGCGACGACGCTTGGTTTGATGGTGAAGACGACCCCAACATAACCGCCATTAAAGTGGTACCGGAAGATGCCCATTACTGGGACACCAAAAACGGCAAGGTACTTTCGCTTTTAAAAATGGCACAAGGCGCCATTACGGGCAACGAACCCGACCTGGGCGTACAGGGCGATTTAAAGGTATAA
- a CDS encoding mechanosensitive ion channel family protein, with protein sequence MKAFLETYQSDILYALGVIAGVLILHFATNLLYKWLVRQEQKKYPGESPKAIGWIRRILNALWLVLGIILLSFLFVNEEKYDALQHNFNLILYLGIVSILTIVGAASANMWFRSSIRKKIANLEDPTSFKFLRYVAVIGIYSIGVLFALLAFPSLKGVAQTALGGAGVLALIAGVASQEALANLVGGVFIISFKPFRIGDIIKVTDTMVGTVTDITLRHTVIRNFENKMIVIPNAIINKEKLINYDLGELKICDRIEIGISYDSDIDLAKKIMQEECTKHPLILDNRSELDVLDGQPIVRVALTSLNDSSVTIRAWVWARDYTDSFDMRCDLLESIKKRFDNEGIEIPFPYRTLVFKNTATEPQAAEENPEKKDKKA encoded by the coding sequence ATGAAAGCGTTTTTGGAAACATATCAATCAGATATTCTCTACGCCTTAGGGGTTATAGCTGGCGTTTTGATATTGCATTTTGCAACCAATCTGCTCTATAAATGGTTGGTTAGGCAGGAACAGAAAAAATATCCTGGCGAATCGCCCAAGGCAATCGGTTGGATAAGAAGAATCCTCAATGCCCTATGGCTTGTATTGGGGATTATATTGTTGAGTTTTCTTTTTGTAAACGAAGAGAAGTACGATGCCCTCCAGCACAATTTTAATTTAATTCTCTATTTGGGAATCGTATCTATACTTACCATTGTGGGCGCTGCCTCGGCCAATATGTGGTTCCGAAGCAGCATACGGAAAAAGATAGCCAATCTGGAAGATCCTACAAGTTTTAAATTTTTGAGATATGTAGCGGTAATTGGCATTTACAGTATTGGGGTGCTTTTTGCACTTTTGGCTTTTCCGTCCTTAAAAGGGGTGGCCCAAACTGCGCTCGGCGGCGCGGGTGTGTTAGCCCTTATTGCGGGTGTGGCCTCACAGGAAGCCTTGGCAAATCTTGTGGGCGGGGTTTTTATCATTTCCTTTAAGCCTTTTAGAATTGGCGATATTATAAAAGTCACCGATACCATGGTGGGGACGGTTACCGATATTACCCTTCGGCATACTGTAATCCGAAATTTTGAAAATAAGATGATCGTTATTCCCAACGCAATTATCAATAAAGAGAAATTGATAAACTATGATTTGGGAGAACTTAAAATCTGCGATCGCATAGAGATTGGCATTTCCTACGATAGCGATATCGATCTGGCAAAAAAAATTATGCAGGAAGAATGCACCAAGCATCCCCTTATTTTGGACAACCGTTCTGAACTTGATGTGCTGGATGGCCAGCCCATTGTTAGGGTGGCGCTTACTTCCTTAAACGATTCTTCAGTTACCATTCGGGCCTGGGTTTGGGCGCGGGATTACACAGATTCTTTTGATATGCGCTGTGATTTATTGGAAAGTATAAAAAAGCGTTTTGACAATGAGGGGATAGAAATACCATTCCCATACAGAACTTTGGTTTTCAAAAACACAGCAACGGAGCCACAAGCCGCTGAGGAAAATCCTGAAAAAAAAGATAAAAAAGCATGA
- a CDS encoding YeiH family protein, producing the protein MKSWAQRNETVIKVLFVICMVLCILGYVSSPVALVGGFLFTYFFGNPFLTLNSKAVNWLLKIAVVGLGFGMNLKETLTAGRDGFLLTVFSIVATLVLGYLFGRLLKMNRKGSHLISSGTAICGGSAIAAVAPVINASQKDISISLGVIFLLNSIALIIFPPLGHVFELDQQQFGLWCAIAIHDTSSVVGAAYIFGEEALKVATTVKLARALWIIPLSLFSVFLFKGKGKSVKIPYFIFFFILAIVLNSYLPIPEVLTKGITSVSKSLLVLTLFLIGAGLSLEKIKSAGWKPMILGFSLWIFISVSALLVILTL; encoded by the coding sequence ATGAAGTCTTGGGCACAGCGCAATGAAACTGTAATAAAAGTACTCTTTGTAATTTGCATGGTCCTGTGTATTTTAGGCTATGTAAGCAGCCCAGTTGCGCTTGTGGGCGGATTTCTCTTCACTTATTTTTTTGGAAATCCTTTTTTAACCCTAAACAGTAAAGCCGTGAACTGGCTACTGAAGATAGCGGTAGTAGGTTTGGGTTTTGGAATGAATTTAAAAGAAACCTTAACGGCTGGAAGGGATGGTTTTTTACTTACCGTTTTTTCCATTGTGGCCACTTTGGTTTTGGGATATCTCTTTGGAAGACTATTAAAAATGAACCGAAAGGGCAGTCACCTAATTTCTTCAGGAACAGCCATATGTGGGGGCAGTGCCATTGCTGCGGTTGCTCCCGTAATCAATGCCTCCCAAAAGGATATTTCCATCTCGTTGGGAGTTATTTTTTTACTGAACTCCATCGCATTGATTATTTTTCCGCCTTTGGGCCATGTCTTTGAACTGGACCAACAACAGTTTGGGCTGTGGTGCGCCATTGCCATTCACGATACCAGTTCGGTGGTGGGCGCTGCCTATATTTTTGGGGAAGAAGCGCTCAAAGTAGCCACAACGGTTAAATTGGCACGGGCGCTTTGGATTATTCCGCTTTCCCTGTTTTCGGTATTTTTATTTAAGGGGAAAGGAAAAAGTGTGAAAATCCCTTACTTTATTTTCTTTTTTATCTTGGCAATAGTCCTGAACAGTTACCTGCCCATTCCCGAAGTTTTAACCAAGGGTATTACAAGTGTTTCAAAATCTTTATTGGTACTTACCCTCTTTTTGATAGGTGCAGGACTTTCCCTTGAGAAAATAAAATCAGCTGGGTGGAAGCCCATGATTCTTGGATTTTCATTGTGGATATTTATTTCCGTAAGTGCCCTTTTGGTGATACTTACGCTTTAA
- a CDS encoding SAM-dependent methyltransferase yields MPTNNANIKLIEITQNLISEKIDADSLKTSIEELKILLEKVSGLNQEAPINSENILLPSGKAIGPKWAGMCIEDIPRTHKFIKGIHSAVQEVLKKDPNKPVTILYAGTGPFATLVIPLLTLFEPSQLQLILLEVNTVSIESLKRIIKDFDAYDYIKAIYHCDAANFIVPPEFETDILLIECMQHALVREPQVGITYNLLPQMKKDVILIPEEISLHVALVDMEKKGEENYYENSEAVFTLNTKEVLENYSEFKKEGFHFPEKEVAFSEEQLSNHDFIAVSTEITIFKDISLKIDESGLTVPMLLADLNYDQKVTGAKTQYIVGTAPGLTSQLVRS; encoded by the coding sequence TTAATCGAAATCACTCAAAATTTAATTTCCGAAAAGATAGATGCTGACAGTCTAAAAACCTCCATAGAAGAGCTAAAAATACTACTCGAGAAAGTTTCGGGATTAAACCAAGAAGCCCCTATAAACTCCGAAAACATTTTATTGCCAAGCGGAAAAGCCATCGGCCCCAAATGGGCAGGAATGTGCATAGAAGACATTCCGCGTACGCATAAATTCATAAAAGGCATACATTCTGCCGTGCAGGAGGTTCTGAAAAAAGACCCAAACAAACCGGTTACCATACTTTATGCGGGAACAGGCCCATTTGCAACATTGGTAATACCCCTGTTGACGCTTTTTGAGCCTTCCCAACTACAGCTCATTTTATTGGAAGTAAATACCGTGAGTATTGAAAGCCTTAAGAGAATTATTAAAGATTTTGATGCCTATGATTATATAAAGGCCATCTATCATTGCGATGCCGCAAATTTTATTGTTCCCCCAGAATTTGAAACAGATATCCTTTTAATAGAATGTATGCAGCACGCACTGGTTCGCGAGCCCCAAGTGGGCATTACCTATAACCTGCTTCCCCAAATGAAGAAAGATGTCATATTAATTCCTGAAGAAATTTCACTGCATGTGGCACTTGTTGATATGGAAAAAAAAGGGGAGGAAAATTATTATGAAAATTCAGAAGCTGTATTCACGCTCAACACAAAGGAAGTACTTGAAAATTATTCCGAATTTAAAAAAGAAGGTTTTCATTTTCCGGAAAAAGAAGTGGCTTTTTCGGAAGAACAGCTCAGCAATCACGATTTCATTGCAGTCTCAACAGAGATAACCATTTTCAAGGATATCTCGCTAAAAATTGACGAAAGTGGCCTAACGGTGCCAATGCTTTTAGCAGACCTGAATTACGACCAAAAGGTAACCGGAGCCAAAACACAATATATTGTAGGTACAGCGCCAGGCCTTACCTCACAATTGGTGCGCTCATAA
- a CDS encoding serine hydrolase yields MKFIFPTKTAALLLFLSFTISAHCQVLTPSQIDSLVQKTMKTFDVPGMAVSVLKDGKIYHKNTYGVRSIKTNAEVNENTLFGVASNTKAFTTAALAQLIDQGKITWDTKVTDVIPEFKLHDPYVTAEFTVRDLVTHRSGLGLGAGDLMIFPANNTTTKAEMIHNLRYLKPVSSFRSKFDYDNLLYIVAGEIVARVSGKSYDDYIADNFFKPLGMDRSLLSIPAIAADNNRIDGHAPVNGKLQITGNTFTQLATPAGGIYASINDMSTWAQAQLNKGKYGEKLKDSLFSERIHHEMWTPQTLLRTGSGPYNTHFLAYGLGWFLSDVNGYFQVTHTGGLLGIVSQVTLIPELDLGIIVLTNQQSGSAFNAITNSIKDGYFNIKGEDRIKQYNERRLAGEREEDSIVKALEAALQKQLTSKAPKPDINTVMGTYQDPWFGKVTITNQNGDLRFKAEKSLDLVGTMTFYKGTTYVVRWDDASLKADAFVNFSFDTEGRAKGFAMTAISPLTDFSYDYQDLEFERVK; encoded by the coding sequence ATGAAGTTTATTTTTCCCACTAAAACCGCGGCACTCCTACTATTCCTTTCCTTTACCATTTCTGCCCATTGCCAAGTATTGACCCCTTCGCAAATTGACAGTTTGGTTCAAAAAACGATGAAAACCTTTGATGTACCCGGTATGGCGGTATCTGTTTTAAAGGACGGTAAAATCTATCATAAAAACACGTATGGTGTACGTTCCATAAAAACAAATGCCGAAGTGAACGAGAACACCCTTTTTGGCGTAGCTTCAAACACCAAAGCTTTTACCACCGCCGCGCTGGCGCAGCTAATAGACCAAGGCAAAATAACCTGGGACACGAAGGTAACCGATGTTATTCCAGAATTTAAACTGCACGACCCATACGTAACCGCCGAATTTACGGTACGCGATCTGGTAACCCACCGCAGTGGTCTGGGCTTGGGCGCGGGTGATTTAATGATTTTTCCCGCCAATAACACCACCACCAAAGCCGAAATGATCCACAACCTTAGGTACCTAAAACCAGTTTCATCCTTCCGATCAAAGTTTGATTATGACAACCTGCTTTATATTGTAGCAGGCGAAATTGTAGCCCGGGTGTCTGGTAAAAGCTATGATGATTATATTGCCGATAATTTTTTCAAGCCTTTGGGGATGGACCGTTCCCTGCTTTCCATACCTGCCATTGCAGCAGATAACAACCGCATTGATGGCCATGCGCCCGTAAACGGAAAACTGCAAATTACGGGCAATACTTTTACCCAATTGGCCACCCCCGCCGGTGGTATTTATGCCTCCATCAATGATATGAGCACTTGGGCACAGGCACAACTGAACAAAGGAAAATATGGCGAAAAACTTAAGGACAGCCTTTTTAGTGAAAGAATACACCACGAAATGTGGACGCCACAAACCCTATTGCGTACTGGTAGCGGCCCTTACAACACACACTTTTTGGCCTATGGGCTAGGTTGGTTTTTAAGCGATGTAAACGGTTATTTTCAGGTTACCCACACCGGCGGTCTGCTGGGCATTGTGAGCCAAGTAACCCTAATACCGGAGCTAGACCTTGGCATCATTGTGCTTACCAACCAGCAAAGTGGTTCGGCGTTTAATGCTATTACCAATTCCATTAAGGATGGCTATTTTAATATTAAAGGAGAAGACAGGATAAAACAATATAACGAGCGCCGCTTGGCGGGCGAACGGGAAGAAGACAGCATTGTAAAAGCACTGGAGGCTGCCCTGCAAAAACAGCTAACTAGCAAAGCGCCCAAACCAGATATTAATACTGTAATGGGCACTTACCAAGACCCTTGGTTTGGAAAAGTAACCATAACCAACCAAAACGGAGACCTACGGTTTAAAGCTGAAAAATCATTGGATTTAGTGGGAACGATGACCTTTTATAAGGGCACGACCTATGTGGTACGATGGGACGATGCCTCTTTAAAGGCCGATGCTTTTGTAAACTTTTCATTTGATACCGAAGGGAGGGCCAAAGGGTTTGCTATGACCGCTATCTCACCTTTGACTGATTTTAGTTATGACTATCAGGATTTGGAGTTTGAGAGGGTGAAGTGA